In Natrinema amylolyticum, the following are encoded in one genomic region:
- a CDS encoding PAS domain S-box protein, translated as MARGLEDAETTQVRALAVGSSEWIRTATAGLADESVTVTDSVSTVSDLSDERLDTADCVLTDDRDVLGVVDETYPVVYAVDPARNESIDDLRGDPEVIAKTTIQEPRLLAQRLQRAVEFAAMQRSTTRQTEWYQTLIEHSSDLLLVVDANGEITYISPAVERVGGFDPDDLCGTDILEYVHPDDSQSVADSFDAICEADCGTTRTIEYTCRHSDGYWYVHEAVLTNRLEDGIVDGVVASIQDITEHHRIEQELDESFKRVTDAFYALDADWRFTYVNDRALEQLDVTRPDLLGQRILDVFPEMKGTVFQREAIEAMERQEPRTAEGYLERYDAWIEARIYPSPSGISVYWQDVTERVERERDLADRTERLQTLVENAPVVLFVLDDEGTFTLSEGRGLANLGFDSDEITGRSVFDVLADYPDARADARAALEGETVHSQRLLGDRVFEAWYRPISDENGAIDRVIGVANDVTERVRYQEALNALHEATTHLLTVESKADACEYIVDVATDVLDIDSVLYRFDDRENELVPAAHSPALESTLGSPPRLRPNDGIAWETFVTGESAVYDDIGNEAALSDESTAARSGLYVPLGEHGVLVALSTDAGEYDEDTIELARLFAATAEAALDRIGRTRRLHDRERELERQNRNLERLNDANEVRQDIEQLLLLADSRTEIERGVPERLADLESCSLAWIGEPDPSGNELRSRSRAGSDRGYLDAVTVTTVDESAAEPTGRAARTRDPVYVDNVAESVHDGEWRGDALSRNFQSVYAVPLVYDGFLYGVLSIYGEERDAFDEALRSMLAELGETIAYAVDAVKRKNALVDDDYTEVELEVAADATLCRLADVLDGSLTYEGATRRADGSQIVFVAAEGPTDESVATIDHGTIDGIAAVSTIAEHDGETLLQVRLTEPFLGPIVETHGARLRAFGADPSGGRALIDVPDTAEVRDVLSDIARSGPAVSMVARREQPTEGPPALGGPARTALLERFTDRQREVVQTAYHGGFFEWPRRANGEEIASSLDISAPAFHKHVRSAERKLFAALFDGATATDVN; from the coding sequence ATGGCCCGCGGTCTCGAGGACGCCGAGACGACCCAGGTACGCGCCCTCGCCGTCGGTTCGTCCGAGTGGATCCGGACGGCGACGGCGGGGCTCGCCGACGAGTCAGTCACCGTGACGGACTCGGTCTCGACCGTCTCCGACCTCAGCGACGAACGGCTCGACACGGCCGACTGCGTCCTGACCGACGACCGGGACGTTCTCGGCGTCGTCGACGAGACGTATCCGGTCGTCTACGCCGTCGATCCGGCCCGAAACGAGTCGATCGACGACCTTCGCGGCGATCCCGAGGTGATCGCCAAGACGACGATCCAGGAGCCGCGGCTCCTGGCTCAGCGGCTTCAGCGGGCCGTCGAGTTCGCTGCGATGCAGCGATCGACGACCCGGCAGACGGAGTGGTACCAGACACTGATCGAACACTCGTCGGACCTCCTGCTCGTCGTCGACGCTAACGGTGAGATCACGTACATCAGTCCGGCAGTCGAGCGCGTCGGGGGATTCGATCCGGACGATCTCTGCGGAACCGACATCCTCGAGTACGTCCATCCCGACGACAGTCAGTCGGTGGCCGACTCGTTCGACGCCATCTGTGAGGCCGACTGCGGAACGACGCGGACCATCGAGTACACGTGTCGACACTCCGATGGCTACTGGTACGTCCACGAGGCCGTGCTGACGAACCGACTCGAGGACGGGATCGTCGACGGCGTCGTCGCATCGATTCAGGATATCACCGAGCACCACCGCATCGAACAGGAGTTGGACGAGTCGTTCAAACGAGTCACCGACGCGTTTTACGCCCTCGACGCGGACTGGCGCTTTACGTACGTCAACGACCGTGCGCTCGAGCAACTCGATGTCACCCGACCCGATCTGCTCGGCCAACGGATTCTCGACGTGTTCCCGGAGATGAAGGGAACGGTGTTCCAGCGGGAGGCGATCGAGGCGATGGAGCGACAGGAGCCCCGAACGGCCGAAGGGTATCTCGAGCGCTACGACGCCTGGATCGAGGCTCGCATCTATCCGTCGCCGTCGGGCATCTCCGTCTACTGGCAGGACGTGACCGAGCGCGTCGAACGCGAGCGGGACCTGGCCGACCGGACGGAGCGCTTGCAGACGTTAGTCGAGAACGCCCCGGTCGTCCTGTTCGTCCTCGACGACGAGGGAACCTTCACGCTCTCGGAGGGCCGCGGCCTCGCGAACCTCGGCTTCGATTCCGACGAGATCACCGGTCGGTCGGTCTTCGACGTGTTAGCGGACTACCCCGACGCCCGCGCGGACGCGAGAGCGGCCCTCGAGGGGGAGACTGTCCACTCGCAGCGGCTGCTCGGGGACCGAGTCTTCGAAGCGTGGTATCGGCCGATTTCGGACGAGAACGGGGCCATCGATCGGGTTATCGGCGTCGCGAACGACGTCACCGAACGGGTTCGGTATCAGGAGGCGCTCAACGCGTTACACGAGGCGACCACCCACCTATTGACCGTCGAATCGAAAGCGGACGCCTGCGAGTACATCGTCGACGTCGCGACCGACGTGCTGGATATAGACAGCGTCCTCTACCGGTTCGACGACCGGGAGAACGAACTCGTTCCGGCGGCGCATTCGCCGGCCCTCGAGTCGACGCTCGGCTCCCCGCCGCGGCTCCGGCCGAACGACGGCATCGCCTGGGAGACGTTCGTCACCGGTGAATCGGCCGTCTACGACGATATCGGCAACGAGGCCGCCCTCTCTGACGAGTCGACGGCCGCTCGGAGCGGCCTCTACGTCCCGCTGGGAGAGCATGGGGTTCTGGTCGCCCTCTCGACCGATGCGGGCGAGTACGACGAGGACACCATCGAGCTCGCCCGGCTGTTCGCGGCGACAGCGGAAGCCGCGCTCGATCGAATCGGCCGGACCCGCCGGCTGCACGACCGCGAGCGCGAACTCGAGCGACAGAATCGAAACCTCGAGCGGCTCAACGACGCCAACGAGGTCCGCCAGGATATCGAGCAACTCCTCCTGCTAGCCGACTCCCGGACCGAGATCGAGCGCGGTGTTCCCGAGCGCCTCGCCGACCTCGAGTCGTGTTCGCTGGCCTGGATCGGCGAACCGGACCCCAGCGGGAACGAACTCCGGTCGCGGTCTCGCGCCGGGTCCGACCGGGGCTATCTCGACGCGGTGACAGTGACGACGGTCGACGAGTCGGCCGCCGAACCGACGGGACGGGCGGCTCGCACGCGAGACCCGGTCTACGTCGATAACGTCGCCGAGTCGGTCCACGACGGCGAGTGGCGAGGCGATGCGCTGTCGCGAAACTTCCAGTCCGTGTACGCAGTCCCGCTCGTCTACGACGGGTTCCTCTACGGCGTCCTGTCGATCTACGGCGAGGAACGAGACGCGTTCGACGAGGCGCTTCGGTCGATGCTGGCGGAACTCGGCGAAACGATCGCCTACGCGGTCGACGCCGTCAAACGGAAGAACGCGCTCGTGGACGACGACTACACCGAAGTCGAACTCGAGGTCGCGGCCGACGCGACCCTCTGTCGGCTCGCGGACGTCCTCGACGGATCGCTCACGTACGAGGGCGCGACGAGGCGGGCGGACGGGTCACAGATCGTGTTCGTCGCTGCCGAGGGACCGACGGACGAGTCCGTCGCGACCATCGACCATGGGACGATCGACGGAATCGCCGCGGTGTCGACGATCGCCGAACACGACGGCGAGACGCTCCTCCAGGTGCGGCTGACCGAGCCCTTCCTCGGGCCCATCGTCGAGACCCACGGGGCGCGGTTACGAGCGTTCGGCGCGGACCCCTCGGGCGGTCGCGCACTCATCGACGTCCCGGACACCGCCGAGGTCCGCGACGTCCTCTCCGATATCGCCCGGAGCGGCCCGGCGGTGTCGATGGTCGCCCGACGCGAACAGCCCACGGAGGGGCCGCCGGCACTCGGCGGCCCCGCGCGCACTGCCTTGCTCGAGCGGTTCACCGATCGACAGCGCGAAGTCGTTCAGACGGCCTACCACGGGGGGTTCTTCGAGTGGCCGCGACGGGCGAACGGCGAGGAAATCGCGTCGTCGCTCGATATCTCCGCGCCCGCGTTTCACAAACACGTCCGGTCTGCGGAGCGGAAGCTCTTCGCGGCGCTGTTCGATGGGGCGACCGCTACGGACGTTAACTGA
- a CDS encoding HalOD1 output domain-containing protein, with amino-acid sequence MGDHYAVQYDRLDDEPLSVAVADAVATFRNEAVTELEPLHYSINADALERLFEPRADGLRSGGSVTFEYSNCLVTVTADGEIRVESA; translated from the coding sequence ATGGGAGATCACTACGCCGTGCAGTACGATCGACTCGACGACGAACCGCTGAGCGTTGCCGTAGCGGACGCCGTCGCAACATTCCGGAACGAAGCCGTCACCGAACTCGAGCCGCTCCATTACTCGATCAACGCCGACGCGCTCGAGCGGCTGTTCGAACCGCGAGCGGACGGACTTCGGTCCGGCGGGTCGGTAACGTTCGAGTACAGTAACTGTCTGGTGACGGTCACTGCAGACGGCGAGATCCGCGTCGAATCGGCCTGA
- a CDS encoding universal stress protein: MTTRLLVPTDGSDAATAALEHALDIAADRDATVHLLYVADTNEPSLTRLGTEVVDVLEREGDEILDDAAAMAADRDVSVTTDVVQGDPRTVIADYATADEFDLVVMGAHGRRGISEYVLGSTTDCVVNQCSVPVVTVRAAEDATRTYPYADVLVPTDGSDHAGAALELGATIADRHDATLHLLSVVDELPEVFDAESTQLPEQLEENVQAVLDEAEATARRAGVDDIRTTIRAGSVSREITSYTDEEGIDLVVMGTHGHTGLDRHLLGSFTERVIRTSSVPVLTTRAADVDD, from the coding sequence ATGACCACTCGACTCCTCGTCCCGACCGATGGGAGCGACGCCGCGACGGCGGCGCTGGAGCACGCGCTGGATATCGCCGCCGACCGGGACGCGACGGTCCACTTGCTCTACGTCGCGGACACGAACGAGCCGAGTCTGACCCGGCTCGGCACCGAGGTCGTCGACGTCCTCGAGCGGGAGGGCGACGAAATCCTCGACGACGCCGCCGCGATGGCGGCGGATCGGGACGTATCCGTCACGACGGACGTCGTTCAGGGGGACCCGCGAACCGTGATCGCCGATTACGCCACCGCCGATGAGTTCGATCTCGTCGTGATGGGCGCCCACGGGCGACGCGGCATCAGCGAATACGTCCTCGGCAGCACCACGGACTGCGTCGTCAACCAGTGTTCGGTCCCCGTGGTGACCGTTCGTGCGGCCGAGGACGCGACGCGGACGTATCCCTACGCCGACGTGCTCGTTCCGACGGACGGGAGCGATCACGCGGGAGCGGCGCTGGAGCTGGGAGCGACGATCGCCGACCGACACGACGCGACGTTACATCTGCTGTCCGTCGTCGACGAACTCCCGGAGGTGTTCGACGCGGAGTCGACACAGCTCCCCGAGCAACTCGAGGAGAACGTCCAGGCGGTCCTCGACGAGGCCGAGGCGACCGCCCGGCGAGCGGGCGTCGACGATATCAGGACCACCATTCGAGCCGGCTCGGTCTCGCGGGAGATCACGTCGTACACCGACGAGGAGGGGATCGACCTCGTAGTGATGGGGACCCACGGTCACACCGGCCTCGATCGCCACCTCCTCGGGAGCTTCACCGAGCGCGTGATCCGGACGTCATCGGTCCCCGTCCTCACCACGAGAGCGGCCGACGTAGACGACTGA
- a CDS encoding aryl-sulfate sulfotransferase: MIARSRASLARAGSLLSRNRLRVAFLVVIVLSAAVVANASTNSLSTASAEDVPDAPPTENHTVVTESGRAGTITAYAPDGEVLYYNNTRTKYFDVDPVEGEPLTVEYTATDTIHSEGPTCSDPPCALNVIERANLSTGEVEVVYERYDYKETAGEWHDADRINETHVVVADIVADQVFVVNTETEVVEWLWDAQSDFPVEGGGAYPGDWAHINDVEYIEDGEMEGRIMASLRNQDQVVFLDRQEGLLEDWTLGAEDEYDIQYEQHNPDYIPESRGGPAVVVADSENGRVQEFQREDGAWTRSWEWSDDRMQWPRDADRLPNGNTLVTDTHGNRVMEINESGDIVWQVESTLPYEAERLETGDESAGGHSARELGLESRTAAESDDEGGDLFGFDPLGFVGDLIQSILPHRIYNGLLFATPVWIGPSEFAAIAIALLTGLLWAGLEFKWQLRDAGVRFRLPVYREGGD; this comes from the coding sequence ATGATTGCCCGATCACGCGCCTCGCTCGCTCGCGCCGGCTCGCTCCTCTCGCGAAATCGGCTCCGAGTCGCGTTTCTCGTCGTAATCGTCCTCTCGGCGGCCGTGGTCGCCAATGCGTCCACGAACAGCCTCTCGACGGCGTCGGCCGAGGACGTTCCGGACGCACCGCCGACGGAGAATCACACGGTCGTGACCGAGTCGGGTCGTGCCGGGACGATCACTGCCTACGCCCCCGACGGTGAGGTACTCTATTACAACAACACGCGGACGAAGTATTTCGACGTCGATCCCGTCGAGGGAGAGCCGCTGACCGTCGAGTACACCGCGACGGACACGATTCACTCCGAGGGACCGACCTGTTCCGATCCGCCGTGTGCGCTGAACGTCATCGAACGCGCGAACCTCTCGACCGGCGAGGTCGAGGTGGTCTACGAGCGCTACGACTACAAGGAGACCGCCGGCGAGTGGCACGACGCGGATCGCATCAACGAGACCCACGTCGTCGTCGCGGACATCGTCGCAGATCAGGTGTTCGTCGTGAACACCGAGACCGAAGTCGTCGAGTGGCTCTGGGACGCCCAGAGCGACTTCCCCGTCGAGGGCGGCGGCGCGTACCCCGGCGACTGGGCGCACATCAACGACGTCGAGTACATCGAGGACGGCGAGATGGAGGGCCGAATCATGGCCAGCCTGCGCAATCAGGATCAGGTCGTCTTCCTCGACCGACAGGAGGGGTTACTCGAGGACTGGACGCTCGGCGCGGAAGACGAGTACGACATCCAATACGAACAGCACAATCCCGATTACATTCCCGAGAGCCGGGGCGGGCCGGCCGTCGTCGTCGCGGACTCCGAGAACGGCCGCGTTCAGGAGTTCCAGCGCGAGGACGGCGCGTGGACCCGCAGCTGGGAGTGGTCCGACGACCGGATGCAGTGGCCGCGAGACGCCGACCGGCTGCCGAACGGGAACACGCTCGTCACCGACACGCACGGCAACCGCGTTATGGAGATCAACGAGTCCGGCGATATCGTCTGGCAGGTCGAATCCACGCTCCCCTACGAGGCCGAACGCCTCGAGACCGGTGACGAGAGCGCGGGCGGGCACAGTGCCCGGGAACTCGGCCTCGAGTCGCGGACGGCGGCCGAGAGCGACGACGAGGGCGGGGACCTGTTCGGGTTCGACCCGCTCGGATTCGTCGGTGATCTCATCCAGTCGATTCTGCCCCACCGAATCTACAACGGGCTCCTCTTCGCGACGCCGGTCTGGATCGGTCCGTCGGAGTTCGCGGCGATCGCCATCGCGCTCCTGACGGGACTGCTCTGGGCCGGTCTGGAATTCAAGTGGCAGCTCCGGGACGCCGGGGTCAGGTTCCGACTGCCCGTCTATCGGGAGGGCGGGGACTGA
- a CDS encoding DUF7344 domain-containing protein produces the protein MGQPMERAAGRERKSGRTATGTDRAVLGDRRRACILSHLVNMEESTAERSELAEEVRRDELKNPDESEQPTRESIEIDLHHNQLPRLEDAGFIEYHRRQGTVRYDGLPDQRLLERTSLEGISH, from the coding sequence ATGGGCCAACCGATGGAGCGAGCAGCGGGGAGAGAGCGGAAATCGGGACGCACCGCGACCGGTACCGATCGCGCCGTGCTGGGCGACCGACGACGGGCGTGTATCCTCTCTCACCTCGTGAATATGGAGGAATCGACGGCGGAACGGTCGGAGTTAGCGGAGGAAGTGCGTCGCGATGAGCTGAAGAATCCCGACGAGAGCGAGCAGCCGACCAGAGAATCGATCGAAATCGACCTGCATCACAACCAGCTACCGCGTCTCGAAGACGCGGGATTTATCGAGTATCACCGCCGTCAGGGGACGGTCCGGTACGATGGATTGCCTGATCAGCGGCTACTCGAACGCACCTCCCTCGAGGGGATCTCACACTGA
- a CDS encoding DedA family protein, with product MVPLQLTETPPWLESLFTSEVGFAVLFGICVLEGAMLLRFMPSELVVPAALALIGSSVAEAVAIVALAVVGTTVGQLLLFWLVRRAGREYVLRKRWFPITESRLERFDGWFDRWGSLAVAVSNTMLVVRGLLTVPAGLSEMDRRSFLVLSAVGSLSFQSILAALYLLGGHLLV from the coding sequence ATGGTCCCGCTCCAACTCACAGAGACGCCGCCCTGGCTCGAGTCGCTGTTCACGTCCGAGGTCGGCTTCGCCGTGTTGTTCGGGATCTGCGTCCTCGAGGGAGCGATGCTGTTGCGATTCATGCCGAGCGAACTCGTCGTGCCGGCCGCGCTGGCGCTGATCGGTTCGTCGGTCGCCGAGGCGGTCGCGATCGTCGCCCTCGCGGTCGTCGGGACGACGGTCGGACAGCTCCTCCTGTTCTGGCTCGTCAGACGGGCCGGTCGGGAGTACGTCCTCCGGAAGCGCTGGTTTCCGATCACCGAGTCGCGACTCGAGCGCTTCGACGGCTGGTTCGACCGCTGGGGCTCACTTGCCGTGGCGGTGAGCAATACGATGCTGGTCGTCCGGGGGCTGCTCACTGTCCCCGCCGGCCTGTCGGAGATGGACCGCCGCTCGTTTCTCGTGCTGTCGGCGGTCGGCTCGCTGTCGTTCCAGTCGATCCTCGCCGCCCTCTACCTGCTCGGCGGCCATCTCCTCGTCTGA
- a CDS encoding metal-dependent hydrolase, with product MEGGRILFLTVAFATHAVVGVALARGFTGVGPRTGAWLGIVFGLLPDADFLFPADWGWPFVHRGLTHSPLFALTVVAGVYAVAVGTAGRRGRRYAGVRRTRATALAAAVAIGSHLLIDSLSPMGIQWLFPIRTAWSPGLDVHGVIATTLLWSVSLAILARRTDDLDGVSEWARDDDSARHPSK from the coding sequence ATGGAGGGAGGGCGGATTCTCTTTCTGACGGTAGCGTTCGCGACACACGCTGTCGTCGGCGTCGCGCTCGCTCGCGGATTCACCGGCGTCGGTCCGCGAACGGGAGCGTGGCTGGGGATCGTCTTTGGGCTCCTCCCGGACGCGGACTTCCTCTTTCCGGCCGACTGGGGGTGGCCGTTCGTTCACCGCGGGCTCACGCACTCGCCGCTGTTCGCGCTGACGGTCGTCGCGGGCGTGTACGCAGTGGCGGTCGGGACGGCTGGCAGACGAGGACGCCGATATGCAGGCGTTCGTCGAACGCGGGCAACCGCGCTCGCCGCAGCGGTGGCGATCGGGTCCCACCTCCTCATCGACTCGCTGTCGCCGATGGGAATCCAGTGGCTGTTCCCGATCAGGACGGCGTGGAGTCCCGGCCTCGACGTCCACGGCGTGATCGCGACGACCCTGCTCTGGTCGGTCTCGCTGGCTATTCTCGCGCGGCGGACGGACGATCTGGACGGCGTCAGCGAGTGGGCTCGAGACGATGACTCCGCTCGTCACCCGTCGAAGTAA
- a CDS encoding metal-dependent hydrolase yields the protein MYRDGHAGFNALLYAPFVPLVSAGYSFEAALWGAVLALAAATLPDFDQGLPWIEHRGPTHTVWFALLIGLVAGAGTALVARSSFGSGGGFGFDFGFVVGTCGILAHLAGDVVTPMGISPFAPVSRVHVTLDWFKSKNERVNRVFLLAGSTALTGALLVAVYRPLP from the coding sequence ATGTACCGAGACGGCCACGCCGGATTCAACGCACTCCTGTACGCTCCCTTCGTCCCGCTCGTCAGCGCCGGCTACTCGTTCGAGGCGGCCCTCTGGGGTGCGGTCCTCGCGCTCGCCGCAGCGACCCTCCCCGACTTCGATCAGGGGCTCCCGTGGATCGAGCACCGCGGACCGACCCACACCGTCTGGTTCGCCCTCCTGATCGGACTGGTGGCCGGTGCCGGGACGGCGCTCGTCGCCCGCTCGAGTTTCGGCTCCGGTGGCGGGTTCGGTTTCGATTTCGGATTCGTCGTGGGGACCTGCGGCATCCTCGCCCACCTCGCGGGGGACGTCGTAACGCCGATGGGGATCAGCCCGTTCGCGCCCGTCTCGCGGGTCCACGTGACCCTCGACTGGTTCAAATCGAAGAACGAGCGGGTCAATCGGGTGTTCCTGCTCGCCGGCTCGACGGCGTTGACAGGGGCGTTACTGGTGGCGGTCTATCGGCCGCTCCCGTGA
- a CDS encoding lysylphosphatidylglycerol synthase transmembrane domain-containing protein, with protein sequence MDERNRRAFLIGGFGAIAVLAVLFFIVGARPILDSLLSADLSLVAVTFGLALCWLAAWSLMLRTVLATLGVEIPLVKSFFVYAGAVFANNVTPFGQAGGEPIAALLISKVSDSRYETGLVGIASVDVLNVIPSISLVFVGVGYYATTAAIGDRLETAVGSAVVLISAILLAMGLVWRYRDAIIERLPAIIAPRIGRLGLERFDSETLEDDLADRMGRFFENIERIATNRWRLGAIIGLSLCGWLFQTAALLAAFAALGYSVPVYVLLFAIPLANIAGAAPLPGGLGGIEAAFVTLLVPTTGVAASAVTAAVLLFRGAVYWMPILIGGASVSAFGIRTVK encoded by the coding sequence ATGGACGAGCGAAACCGGCGCGCGTTTCTTATCGGTGGCTTCGGAGCGATCGCGGTCCTCGCCGTCCTCTTCTTCATCGTCGGTGCGCGCCCGATTCTCGACTCGTTGCTCTCGGCCGACCTCTCTCTCGTCGCGGTGACGTTCGGTCTGGCACTCTGCTGGCTGGCCGCCTGGAGCCTGATGCTCCGAACCGTCCTCGCCACGCTCGGCGTCGAAATTCCGCTCGTCAAGTCGTTTTTCGTCTACGCCGGGGCCGTCTTCGCCAACAACGTCACCCCGTTCGGTCAGGCCGGCGGCGAACCGATCGCGGCGCTGCTCATCTCGAAGGTCTCCGACTCGCGCTACGAGACCGGACTCGTCGGGATCGCGAGCGTCGACGTCCTCAACGTCATCCCCTCGATCTCGCTCGTCTTCGTCGGCGTCGGCTACTACGCGACCACCGCCGCCATCGGCGACCGCCTCGAGACGGCCGTCGGATCGGCCGTCGTGCTGATCAGCGCAATCTTGCTCGCGATGGGGCTCGTCTGGCGGTACCGGGACGCGATCATCGAGCGGCTCCCGGCCATCATCGCGCCCCGCATCGGTCGACTCGGCCTCGAGCGATTCGATTCGGAGACGCTCGAGGACGACCTCGCGGACCGAATGGGCCGGTTCTTCGAGAACATCGAGCGGATCGCGACGAACCGGTGGCGGCTCGGCGCGATCATCGGCCTCTCGCTGTGCGGCTGGCTCTTCCAGACCGCGGCGCTGCTGGCGGCGTTCGCCGCGCTGGGGTACAGCGTCCCGGTGTACGTTCTCCTGTTCGCGATTCCGCTCGCGAACATCGCCGGTGCGGCCCCGCTCCCGGGCGGACTCGGCGGGATCGAGGCGGCGTTCGTCACGCTGCTCGTCCCGACGACGGGGGTCGCGGCATCGGCCGTCACGGCGGCCGTCCTGCTCTTCAGAGGCGCGGTCTACTGGATGCCGATCCTCATCGGCGGTGCGTCCGTGTCGGCGTTCGGCATTCGGACCGTCAAGTGA
- a CDS encoding sulfatase: MTELALPAAPSLRFDDDTHSRSTARGSTAGRRRDETAPSNVLFVVLDTVRKDHLGPYGYDRETTPALSRFAEEATVFESAVAPAPWTLPVHASLFTGLYPSQHGADQGSPYLDDVTTLASVLSAAGYDTACYSSNAWITPYTSLTDGFGEHDSFFEALPRDVLSGPLASAWQAVNDNDYLREMASRLVRLGAMAHERLASGEGADTKTPSVIDRTRSFVDDSESDRGWFAFVNLMDAHLPYYPPDEYREAFAPGVDPDAVCQNSKEYNAGVRDIDDEEWDDIRGLYDAEIAHMDAELGRLFDWLRATDQWDETTVVVCADHGELHGEHDLYGHEFALYDELINVPLLVKHPDLEAGRRDDLVELLDLYHTTLDALAVDPDAAVGTGTENGPVARDPTRSLLSSEYRAFDGVAEPDPGQRAVLGGSDETDYAFVEYAQPVIELHHLEQKASEAGTTLPADHRAYSRLRAARSTDAKYVRADLVADEGYRLDDDPREESAIDPADDDVVAATERALARFEDTVGGAWDDPSETAADDADALAEADEATQDRLRELGYLE, encoded by the coding sequence ATGACCGAGCTCGCGCTCCCGGCAGCGCCGTCGCTACGCTTCGACGACGATACGCATTCGCGGTCGACGGCTCGCGGAAGCACGGCGGGCCGGCGGCGAGACGAGACGGCTCCGTCGAACGTCCTCTTCGTCGTCCTGGACACGGTCCGGAAGGATCACCTCGGACCGTACGGGTACGACCGGGAGACGACGCCCGCCCTCTCCCGGTTCGCCGAGGAAGCGACCGTCTTCGAATCGGCGGTCGCGCCCGCGCCGTGGACGCTGCCGGTCCACGCCTCGCTGTTCACCGGCCTCTATCCGAGCCAGCACGGGGCCGATCAGGGGAGTCCGTACCTCGACGACGTCACGACCCTCGCGTCGGTCCTGTCGGCCGCGGGGTACGATACGGCGTGTTACTCCTCGAACGCCTGGATCACCCCCTACACCAGCCTCACCGACGGCTTCGGCGAGCACGACTCGTTTTTCGAGGCCCTCCCTCGAGACGTGCTCTCCGGGCCGCTGGCGAGCGCGTGGCAGGCCGTCAACGACAACGACTACCTCCGCGAGATGGCGTCGCGGCTCGTCAGACTCGGGGCGATGGCACACGAGCGACTGGCCAGCGGCGAGGGAGCCGACACGAAGACGCCGTCGGTCATCGATCGGACGAGGTCCTTCGTCGACGACAGCGAGAGCGACCGCGGCTGGTTCGCGTTCGTGAACCTGATGGACGCCCACTTGCCCTACTATCCGCCCGACGAGTACCGCGAGGCGTTCGCTCCCGGCGTCGACCCGGACGCCGTCTGCCAGAACTCGAAGGAGTACAACGCCGGCGTCCGGGACATCGACGACGAGGAGTGGGACGACATTCGGGGGCTGTACGACGCCGAAATCGCCCACATGGACGCCGAACTCGGTCGCTTGTTCGACTGGCTGCGCGCGACCGACCAGTGGGACGAGACGACCGTCGTCGTCTGTGCGGACCACGGTGAACTCCACGGCGAGCACGACCTCTACGGCCACGAGTTCGCGCTCTACGACGAACTGATCAACGTCCCGCTGCTGGTGAAACACCCCGACCTCGAGGCCGGGCGGCGAGACGATCTCGTCGAGTTGCTCGACCTCTATCACACGACCCTGGACGCGCTGGCCGTCGATCCCGACGCCGCGGTCGGGACGGGGACGGAGAACGGACCCGTCGCCCGCGACCCGACGCGCTCGCTACTCTCGAGCGAGTACAGGGCCTTCGACGGGGTCGCGGAGCCGGATCCCGGTCAACGGGCCGTTCTGGGTGGCAGTGACGAGACCGATTACGCGTTCGTGGAGTACGCCCAGCCGGTCATCGAACTCCACCACCTGGAGCAGAAGGCCAGCGAGGCCGGGACCACGCTCCCGGCGGATCACCGGGCCTACTCGCGGCTCCGGGCCGCCCGCAGCACCGACGCCAAGTACGTCCGTGCAGATCTCGTCGCGGACGAAGGGTACCGGCTCGACGACGATCCGCGCGAGGAGTCAGCGATCGATCCGGCGGACGACGACGTCGTGGCCGCGACCGAACGGGCGCTCGCCCGGTTCGAGGACACCGTCGGCGGCGCGTGGGACGATCCGAGCGAGACGGCCGCCGACGACGCGGACGCCTTAGCCGAAGCCGACGAGGCGACTCAGGATCGGTTGCGCGAACTCGGCTATCTCGAGTGA